In a single window of the Acidimicrobiia bacterium genome:
- a CDS encoding HAD-IIIC family phosphatase, translating to MTRSAREAALFWREHTQKSLEPDFVLGIAGSFTVEPIEVHLGSSLIDRGWKSPKFRFADYNQLHQLCLEHETVFGGSVDHVLALWRIEDVFSAAVDGYLDDEDERLAEIVSGVEELALLFGQLSSKVAVTVADPPFPSPWGVDLRDSRVSRRLSRLYFEVGKTWNETINEFSRVTVFDLATLVLLEGIKDTNDLTKWALYHQPYSSQFWIEIGEASSAVIASGYRPTPKCVVLDCDNTLWGGIIGEDGLGGIELNDTFPGSAFRVFQKRLVQLRAAGIMLAIASKNDISIVEEVFASHGEMILGKDDISCWKVNWLPKSENIREIASELNIGLDSLVFVDDSSFELAEVEMALPEVSLLQVPDELSELPSVIADSGLFRHISVSDEDRERTQMMLAESSRKKVQSTLSGEAFLQSLELEVEVFSLREEHIARVAQLTNKTNQFNLTTVRRSESEIAALMESEVFEVRAVRVADRFGDYGVVGVAVIERMKDGWLIDSFLLSCRVLGRGVESAFLSALVEEAKSDGIELVEGRYNPTVKNGQVATFYQDHGFLIKDGVFENLYSGELTVPTHVALKR from the coding sequence ATGACGAGGTCTGCAAGAGAAGCAGCATTATTTTGGCGTGAGCATACACAAAAGAGCTTGGAACCTGATTTTGTTTTAGGAATTGCAGGCTCGTTTACCGTCGAGCCGATAGAAGTGCACCTTGGATCTTCTCTAATCGATAGAGGGTGGAAGTCCCCCAAATTTCGTTTTGCTGATTACAACCAACTCCATCAACTATGTCTTGAACATGAGACAGTCTTCGGCGGATCGGTTGACCATGTTCTTGCGTTATGGCGTATTGAAGACGTATTTTCTGCGGCTGTTGACGGATATTTAGACGATGAAGACGAACGCCTTGCCGAGATAGTTAGCGGGGTAGAAGAACTAGCGCTTCTTTTTGGCCAACTTTCAAGCAAAGTTGCTGTCACTGTTGCGGACCCTCCTTTCCCTTCGCCGTGGGGAGTTGATTTGCGAGATTCAAGGGTCTCTCGCCGTTTAAGCCGCCTCTATTTTGAAGTCGGCAAAACTTGGAATGAGACAATTAATGAGTTTAGTCGTGTGACAGTTTTTGATCTTGCCACATTGGTGTTGCTTGAGGGAATAAAAGACACAAATGACTTGACAAAGTGGGCGCTGTATCATCAGCCGTATTCAAGCCAATTTTGGATCGAGATAGGCGAAGCATCCTCAGCGGTGATTGCTAGTGGTTATCGCCCTACGCCTAAATGTGTTGTTCTTGACTGTGATAACACGCTATGGGGAGGGATAATAGGTGAGGATGGCCTTGGGGGAATAGAACTAAACGATACTTTTCCGGGTTCGGCTTTTCGTGTCTTTCAGAAAAGACTAGTACAACTCCGTGCGGCAGGAATAATGTTAGCTATTGCTTCAAAAAATGATATTTCGATAGTGGAAGAAGTCTTTGCGAGTCATGGTGAGATGATTTTGGGAAAGGATGATATTTCCTGTTGGAAGGTCAACTGGTTGCCCAAGTCGGAAAATATCCGAGAGATCGCTTCGGAACTAAATATCGGATTAGACAGTCTAGTTTTCGTAGACGATTCGTCCTTTGAATTAGCGGAAGTAGAGATGGCATTACCTGAGGTATCGTTACTCCAAGTTCCAGATGAACTTTCTGAACTTCCTTCTGTTATCGCAGACTCTGGCTTGTTTCGCCATATTTCGGTTAGCGATGAGGACCGAGAACGTACACAAATGATGTTGGCAGAGAGTTCTCGGAAGAAGGTGCAAAGCACACTAAGTGGTGAAGCATTTCTCCAGTCGTTGGAACTCGAAGTGGAGGTGTTCTCACTCAGAGAAGAGCACATTGCGAGGGTAGCTCAACTAACTAATAAGACTAATCAATTTAACTTGACTACGGTTCGCCGCTCTGAGTCTGAGATAGCGGCATTGATGGAGTCCGAAGTATTTGAGGTGCGTGCAGTTAGGGTCGCTGACCGTTTCGGGGACTACGGTGTGGTCGGTGTGGCGGTGATAGAGAGAATGAAAGATGGTTGGTTGATTGATTCGTTTTTACTGAGTTGCCGTGTGTTGGGGCGAGGGGTTGAAAGTGCATTTTTGAGTGCTTTAGTTGAAGAGGCCAAGAGTGATGGCATTGAACTGGTTGAAGGGCGTTACAACCCAACGGTGAAGAATGGCCAGGTGGCTACTTTTTATCAAGATCATGGATTTTTAATCAAGGATGGAGTATTTGAAAATCTGTACTCTGGAGAACTAACTGTTCCAACCCATGTGGCATTAAAGCGGTAG
- a CDS encoding DUF2142 domain-containing protein gives MKRLWVGFFLLVFPLMVVWAVTNPMFASPDEPAHMVRAQGIVRGQFDGPYKVDGIPVDDIKCLAFHPEVSADCMTLEWSEAPTFEDSTATNYPPLFHFLAGLPSLFVHGLTGAYVMRLWLALICSSLLALAGAILFVRYPSKFMILGWALSVTPMVLFLSATVNPSGLAVALGAVIWASGMVLADPGTETDKRRLKQVLVVSAAAFLLVRRDSLLWLGAIGVSLVALSPELLHSVWRRRKAAAGLVVAGVAAGLLWVAPSWSVLSAGNNGRSRWASIPNDTYTYVKQAVGWFGWLDTPLSDAVMVAALVVLGTFLLLGLAASTEMVTRALVTVGALVFLVPLVFAEFRYPYFQGRYYLPLAVGGLFLAGRSLATVEMPRRLESRLVGLLGITWAGVQVWALVINVRRY, from the coding sequence GTGAAACGCCTTTGGGTCGGATTTTTCCTGCTGGTGTTTCCCTTAATGGTGGTGTGGGCGGTTACTAACCCGATGTTTGCTTCGCCGGATGAGCCAGCGCACATGGTGCGAGCCCAGGGCATTGTGCGGGGGCAATTTGATGGCCCCTACAAGGTAGATGGCATTCCGGTGGATGACATTAAGTGTTTGGCTTTTCACCCCGAGGTGTCGGCTGATTGTATGACTTTGGAGTGGTCCGAGGCCCCTACTTTTGAAGATTCAACGGCTACTAACTACCCTCCGCTGTTTCATTTCCTTGCTGGTTTACCCTCGCTGTTCGTACATGGTCTGACTGGGGCTTATGTGATGCGCCTTTGGCTGGCTTTGATTTGTTCTAGTTTGTTGGCGTTAGCCGGGGCGATACTTTTTGTTCGCTATCCCAGCAAATTCATGATTTTGGGCTGGGCTTTGTCGGTGACCCCCATGGTGTTGTTTTTGTCGGCCACCGTGAACCCGTCGGGTTTAGCGGTGGCTCTGGGGGCAGTGATTTGGGCTTCAGGGATGGTGTTAGCCGACCCGGGTACGGAAACAGATAAGCGACGTTTGAAACAAGTGTTGGTGGTAAGCGCGGCAGCTTTTTTGCTGGTGCGTCGAGACTCGCTGTTGTGGCTGGGAGCAATAGGGGTGTCGTTAGTGGCTCTTAGTCCCGAGTTGTTGCACTCTGTGTGGCGACGCCGTAAGGCGGCGGCTGGTTTGGTCGTAGCGGGGGTGGCTGCGGGTCTTCTTTGGGTTGCTCCTTCTTGGTCGGTTCTTTCGGCGGGCAATAATGGCCGTAGCCGGTGGGCTTCGATCCCTAATGACACTTATACCTATGTGAAACAAGCTGTGGGCTGGTTTGGCTGGCTAGACACACCGCTCAGCGATGCGGTAATGGTGGCTGCCTTGGTGGTGTTGGGTACGTTCTTACTTCTGGGTTTGGCGGCTTCAACCGAGATGGTTACGCGAGCCTTGGTGACGGTGGGGGCACTAGTATTTTTGGTGCCCTTAGTGTTCGCCGAGTTTCGTTACCCATATTTTCAGGGCCGATACTATTTACCGTTGGCGGTGGGTGGGCTTTTCCTTGCTGGGCGTTCTTTGGCTACGGTAGAAATGCCTCGCCGGCTGGAGAGCCGACTTGTTGGGTTGCTGGGAATCACGTGGGCCGGGGTGCAGGTTTGGGCCTTAGTAATTAATGTGCGGCGGTATTAA
- a CDS encoding ABC transporter ATP-binding protein yields MSQQADPAIQVQGVSKSYRLVRDRPTSVKEAVVRRSRRQTVEDFWALRDIDLEVPRGSFFGLIGHNGSGKSTLLKLLAGIHRQTSGDITVNGRLSALLELGAGFHPELTGRENIYLNGAILGMSRRQMSAAVDEIVEFSGIGDFVDAPVRIYSSGMYVRLGFAIAVHVNPEVLLVDEVIAVGDEDFQRKCLDHMEVLRSQGVTIVLVSHDLDQVRELCDQVAWIDRSHLVEVGEPNEVCDRYIASVNVERQEEL; encoded by the coding sequence GTGAGCCAGCAGGCCGACCCGGCGATTCAGGTTCAAGGAGTATCAAAGAGTTATCGGTTGGTCCGTGATCGGCCCACTTCGGTTAAAGAGGCGGTAGTGCGGCGTTCGCGTCGGCAGACCGTGGAAGACTTTTGGGCGCTGCGAGACATCGACTTAGAGGTACCCCGCGGAAGTTTTTTTGGCTTGATTGGCCATAACGGTTCAGGAAAGTCAACTTTGTTGAAACTGTTAGCGGGTATCCATCGGCAAACCAGTGGGGACATCACCGTTAATGGTCGTCTTTCTGCTTTGCTGGAACTTGGAGCAGGGTTCCACCCCGAGTTAACGGGTAGGGAAAACATTTATCTCAATGGAGCAATTCTCGGGATGAGTCGTCGGCAAATGTCGGCGGCGGTTGATGAGATTGTGGAGTTCAGCGGTATCGGTGATTTTGTGGACGCCCCGGTGCGCATTTATTCCAGCGGCATGTATGTGCGTCTAGGTTTCGCTATTGCTGTGCACGTCAATCCTGAGGTCCTGTTGGTAGATGAGGTGATTGCCGTGGGCGACGAGGACTTTCAGCGGAAATGCCTTGACCACATGGAGGTATTGCGCAGCCAAGGGGTGACCATCGTGTTGGTCTCTCATGACCTAGACCAGGTGCGTGAGCTGTGTGATCAGGTGGCTTGGATTGACCGTTCGCACCTTGTAGAGGTGGGGGAACCCAACGAGGTTTGCGACCGATATATAGCCAGCGTCAATGTTGAGAGGCAGGAAGAGTTGTGA
- a CDS encoding VOC family protein — translation MAEMKLAHIGYVVRNIERSVERFEKEGATLLIAAAPDPVQGVYVALLRIEDEVDIELVSPIVVGESPVDSRLSRGGGLDHLCYFVADVQSALEAEQSNGGIVVCHPTFACVFEREIGFVQRRSGLVVEFMSDVKVLNGD, via the coding sequence ATGGCTGAGATGAAACTCGCACATATCGGGTACGTAGTACGGAATATAGAGCGGTCTGTTGAGCGTTTTGAGAAAGAGGGAGCCACCTTGCTTATCGCAGCTGCACCTGACCCCGTGCAAGGAGTGTATGTGGCGCTTCTTCGCATTGAGGATGAGGTAGATATCGAACTTGTTAGTCCAATAGTTGTTGGTGAATCACCAGTCGATTCTCGACTTTCGCGCGGTGGTGGTTTAGACCATCTTTGTTACTTTGTAGCAGATGTTCAATCGGCCCTAGAGGCCGAGCAATCAAATGGAGGAATTGTCGTGTGTCATCCAACTTTTGCATGTGTGTTTGAAAGAGAGATTGGCTTTGTTCAGAGACGTTCTGGACTGGTCGTGGAGTTTATGAGTGATGTGAAGGTGTTGAACGGTGACTGA
- a CDS encoding acyl carrier protein yields MSDRLIEVFAQVLNVESSALSDDTSPDNTELWDSLAAMDLVTSIEDTFDIPLTTREIMRMRSIGAAREVLLAKGVEGI; encoded by the coding sequence ATGTCGGATCGGCTAATAGAAGTTTTTGCACAGGTGCTAAATGTTGAATCTTCCGCTCTCAGCGACGATACTTCCCCTGACAACACCGAACTTTGGGATTCGTTAGCAGCTATGGATCTTGTGACTTCAATTGAGGACACTTTTGATATCCCTTTAACCACTCGAGAAATTATGCGTATGCGCAGCATTGGGGCTGCTCGCGAGGTTCTCCTAGCGAAGGGCGTAGAGGGAATTTGA